One Mus pahari chromosome 21, PAHARI_EIJ_v1.1, whole genome shotgun sequence genomic window, cactgactgctctgccagaggtcctgagttcaattcccagcccccacatggggtctcacaaccatctgaggacctattctggtgtgtctgaagacagatgaatgtattcatataaacaaatgaatcttaaaaaacaaaaacaaaaaaatggccaAGGAGATCCCCTCGCTTACCTTCTCAATGGTGGTCTCCTCAGACacatcatacaccacacacactacatttgCCTAAAGGAAAGCAAGGTACAGGGTGAGCGTAGTGTGCCTGGCCACTTGGGCATAGTCTGCCTGCTCACAGTGGACAGCAGAGGCCACTCGGGCATAGTCTGCCTGCTCACTGTGGACAGCATAGGCCACTTGGGCATAGTCTGCCTGCTCACTGTGGACAGCATAGGCCACTCGGGCATAGTCTGCCTGCTCACTGTGGACAGCATAGGCCACTCGGGCATGTCGCAGGTGCTCACAGCAGGATGGGCAGGGCTCTGAGGCCAGGAAAGTCCGTCTTTGCCAAGCAGGCCTCTCCCTGCCAACACTCCCTAAGAGACATCAGACCCTAGCACCATGGCTCTAAACAGCACATCCTAGACTTATGACAGACCCATCACACGCAGGGTACAGTCCTGAGGCAGGTCTGTCTCACTTTCTATCTCAGTACAAGCAGCAAGGATGCTGCAGACGCAAACAAGGAGACACTGCACCCTGACCAAGTGACATGCACCTATAGGACACAGAGAAGGCTGAAGGACTGCATTCAGGAACACAGTAACTCTGGCAACAGGGAACGCCTAATTAAGATGGCATCCACTACAGCCTAGGAAGGAATAGTACTGGGGAACGGGAGTATGTTTAAGGAAAAGCAATGAaggatgtgtgtgtatctgctccCCTCAGACCCTGGGAAGGATCACTAAGGGCAGCACTGGCCAGGTCCTGGTTCCCAGAAAGCTGTGATCTGGAAAAGCCAACAATACTCAGCCGTGAAGGTCACAGCTGAATTATCAGGGTCAAACACAGTCACCTAATCAGCCGCCAGAAAAGGAAGCCGATTACGACTAGGTGGCAGCAAGTTAGGACCAAGGAATCGGGCTCAGTACCCACGGGCCTGCAAGATGCACCGCACCTTGTGGATCTCCTCCTGAAGTTCCTCCTCTGTCTGCTCCGCttctagaaggaaaaagaatcctAAGTAGAATGGTTGTTGCGCTCGATACAGACCGGCTGCAGGCTCAATACACACCGGCTGGGAGGCAGCATTTGGAGATACCTGAGTAATCCACGATATGAGTGGGCACCTTCTCCGGGGTGACGTCGGCGGGGATGGTTATCTCCTCCGCGCGGGCAGGGACCTGCAACAGGTGGGTCAGTATTGAATGCGGAGCGGCTGCCCAGAGCCTAGCATCCGCCCTAAGCGTCCAGTCCGCCCCGCGCACCTCCTCGGGAAACTCCTCGCCGACTAGCGACAGGATCAGAGAAGTCTTCCCCACCTGGGCTGCGCGGGGAGAGGGAACAGTAGTCAGGAGCAGCGCCGAGGTCACGGCGACCCCACCCGTCTTCCCGCGGCCCCAGCGCGCCTACCCTCGCCCAGCAGCAGGATGCGCACATCGCGCCGCATGGCTGCTACCCGCAGCAGCACCCCAAACCCACCGCTCCCGGCCCGAGTAgacccaaccccaaccccaaccctctCCTTCGACCCGCGCAGGCCCCCGCACTTCCTGTCTTCAGTACCGCCCTCATCCAGGCTTCCGGTCCCGCCCACACAGCACCAGCTAGTGGTTAGGCTTAGGAAAGGCGCCCGCCTGCCTGCCAGTTGAGTGCTCCTGACACTGCAGGTGGTGCCAACGTCTCAGGCCACGGGCAGGAGGGAAGGGTGAGCTCAGGCCAGAAGTGATGCAGAGATACAATTTATGGGACAATAAAACAATGTATCGATATAATAAATgccagattttatttccttaaactGTACAAAATACAAGCAATAGAACAACCTTCATGTGAAAAACCCACTATGCCAACCAAGCCTTCTGTGTATGAGGGAGCAGGTCTGAGGATCAAATCCACACTTCACAGACTCTAAGCCACTGCCACACCCTCAGCCTCCTTGATTTCACCCAAATTCCAAACAATGCAGTTCTGAAGCCTGTCCCAGCCATCCTGGCTCGGCATACAGCAATCCAGAGTCTGGCTTTTCTGCTTATGTTCCTAGCAATAGCTCAGGGACCGGTGACTTCCCACACCAGGATCTCGTTGTGAGCAGCTGTGAAGAGCAGTCTGCCAGATGGCGTGAACCTACTCAGGTGGACCGAGTCATCATGGCCTTCCAAGTCCTGGGCAGTCCCTGACGCACAGTCCAGGAGCCTCAGCATGCACTCTGTGGGTAGATGACAGGGTGCTGAATATGACACCAGGGAACCTTGCTGAGGAGAGCAGGGTCATGACGTCTACGGCCCCAAACCTGCTATGGCTGAAGGCTGTCAAAGctgccctctctctgtgtgtcaacCAGCACTCACCAGCAAAACCAACCACCATGAGCGGAGCCCCTGGGGACAGGCTCAAGGACATGGCGAAGAAGGGCAGAGGTGTCCTCTGTATTACCTGTAGGACAACAGTATGACACTGAGGTCTGACACTGAGGTCTCCTGCTAGGGACAAAGCCCAGGCTCCATGGCCTTCTAACCCTGTGacacacagccctggctggccaccTACAGTGCAGTGATCGCATGGCCTTCTAACCCTGTGACacccagccctggctggccaccTACAGCGCAGTGATCGCATGGCCTTCTAACCCTGTGACacccagccctggctggccaccTACAGCGCAGTGATGGCATGACCTTCTAACCCTGTGACacccagccctggctggccaccTACAGCGCAGTGATGGCATGGCCTTCTAACCCTGTGacacacagccctggctggccaccTACAGCGCAGTGATCGCATGGCCTTCTAACCCTATGACacccagccctggctggccactTACAGCGCAGTGATGGCACAAACCTGCTTCTGGCGGAGGCTGTAGAAGACGACCTCCTCATGTGCACCCAGGCCCACACACACCAGTATCGCCCTATCCCAAGGGCAGAAGGCAGCAAGAGAGGGGGGCAGCAGGCCTGGAGCCTGTGGAAAGCAGTATGTTGTGCTGGGTTGCAGGCTCCAATTCCCACCCACATGCCTGTGGAACTCTTACCTCTGAGATGGCAGGTGCAGGAAAGCTCAACCATTCCAGGAGTTCACAGCGGTCCCGGAGCCAGTCAGAGACCCAGATACTGACACGTTGGTCCCCACTCGCAGCCAGCCACAGTTCTACACCCTCTACCCCTAGGTCTCCATACTGGTAGAAATGAGGGATGTGAGAATCTACCGCCCGCCCATAGCACCCCaagcccctccccaccaccacctgaGCGCCTTACTTCTTTGCTTGTGCTCTGGAGAGCAGAAATTGGAGCACCCCGGTGGTCACTGAGCACACGGAAGGTCATTCCTGTGCAGGGATGGCTTATAGCCACAAGTCCATCCTTATCTCCAGAGAGGATGGTCTGACCTGTGGCAGATGGAGACTATGATGCCATTATGTGAGCCCAACCCACGACCTGGAAGTGTGGTGCAGGCTAGATGAGGTAGGCACGTGACTCTGTGGCCGCATCTCCTCACCGTCAGTGGAGAAGGCAATGGCTGTCAGAGCGGTCCGGTGGGGGTGCATCTTGAGTTCCATTGCAGTACGAGAGATACTGAAGACTCGAAGTGTGCCATCGCTGTAGCCGGCCACTACCTGCTGCTGCTCTGGAAGTTCACAGGATGGGGGCGTCCAcgcaaggcagaggcagctctAGTGTTGCATGGAGAGGGGAAAATCAGCAAGTCCCCAGGAAGGGTCAGAGGGAGCAGAGCAGATGCCCCCCAGATCCCTCAGCCTACCTGGTTCAGCACCTGAAACTGGATCACCAGCTCCATGCTGGCCAAAGACCACACCCTCACGCTCCCATCCTCGCCACAGGTGGCACAGTGAGATTCACTGGGGCTGAAGACCACCTCGTTTACCTGTGGGACCCCAGTACAGTCGAGGGGATGCCCATCTGGGCCTTTCCCACTCAGATCTCCAAGCCAGGCTGCCCACATGGGAACAACTGTCTTCAGCCCAAGCCCATCTGACCCGACCACCCCCATGTGAGGGCATACTGCTCCCTAGACTTAGGGGTGAGCCCATCGTAGGTGGGACTTGGAAAACCACAGCAAACACTGACAGAACCTAGAGTATATAATGTGACCTTGTGTCTCCAGCAGGCTAAGGAAAAAGCACGAGCCACTTGGATGTCCCCACTGCCCAGAGCTTGAGTGgctttgtggcttttttttttttttttttggtttttcgagacagggtttctctgtgtagccctggctgtcctggaactcactctgtactgtagaccaggctggcctcgaacatcagaaattcacctgcctctgcctcccaagtgctgggattaaaggcgtgcgccaccatgcccggccctggCTTTGTGGCTTTTTATTCAGGTTGTTGAATATCTTGATGGAGAAAACACGTGTATCTCATGGGCACCACTGAGAATCAGGATTTCTGGAGGCAGGTGGCACAGATGCCATGAACCAGTAAAATTCCATGTAAGCTGATGCATAATATATCTTGGAGAAAATCCAAGGCTAGGGTTGCTCAGGGGTCCTGGGTCCCATGGCCATCCCGGGCTCATGAGGTTCATATCACAGCCTATGGGCCTGGAATCCTGTCCATGCTTAGTGCTGGGAAGCAGTCAGGACTGCCAGCACAGCTAAGGGCTCAAGACCCAAACTTCTCCGGGAGGGAGAGCATACTGGCTATTTGAACAACAGGAAAACTGGCcataggaaagacagaagaacTGAGACACAGCCTGGATGAACCTGGAAATCTGATGGGACAATGAAGGAAGCCCATACAAGGCCACAGACACCATCTATCACATGGCTGTCAGGAATGGATAAATCCAGATAGTCCTATCAAATGACAGGCCTGCCTAGACCTGACCACATCTGAAATACCCAGACCAGTTCTAACTGCATATGAGCAGATCCAATCAGAAGCTGGTGGGACTGCCAGGAATCCACAGTAGGATCCTGCCGACGTCAGCAGAGTCAGCCTATAGGAAGGGCTAAGCAGGTGATGTGGGTTCTTCAAcaagttacaaaagaaaaagactacAGAGTCAGTCTATACTGGCAAATACAATGCCTGGACCCAAGAGACCACACTCAGTCTCCCTGAGTATTGTTACTCATGAGCTGAAGACATAATGACTGTGGTGGAAAAGATGGAGGCAGTAAATGGGCTTGCTGCCCTAGCCTACCCTGCCTGGGCTGGGAATCCTGTCTTCCTTCACAGCCCAGTGAGCTCACCTTGGTCCTGTGGCCACTGATGAGGCGGGTGCTAGTGCCCTCTGTCCAGCTGATGTACCAGATGGTGCCAGCTGTGGTACCCACTACACCCATGTCCATGCCACTGTCAAAACTGGCACTCACAACAGCCCCATCCAGGGTCAGCTCACGCTCCATGAGAACAGAACTGGATCTAAAAGAACAGGGGAAGGAGTCTTGAGGCTGGAGACACAAGCCAGCAGAGTCTGCCAGGTGACAGGAAAACTGGCAGCTATCAGTCTGGTCCTGTGCTCTCATGGGTGGATGAACCAACTCAACAAGCCAGGGATTTTAAGCTTCTTTATCCTTGGTCTGCAGTGTGCAAGGCCCATGCTATGCCTGAGTGTACCCATAAGGAGGGGCCAACTAATGACAGATATGCAGGGTAGCCCTCGACTAAGAGCTGTGCTACACAGTGCTGGCTTGCAGGATCCATCAAGGACTTGAGACTTTACAGCCAAAACCCAGGGGGATGATGCAGGCCAGAGGCCTATGGCAGCTCACCTGGCACTGGAGCCTTTGCGCCTCAGCTCTGGCACAACCCCCACAGCCCAAAGGCGAAGCCTCTTTGTGTTGCTCCCACTGATCAGTCTAGAGCCCGAACACAGCAGCACCCCTAGAAGACAGGGTGGGCATGAAATACCCATTTCCCACCCTGTGACGGCCAGCTCGACTGGAGGGTGACAGAGCTGTAGAGCACTCACCGATCTCCCCATCGTCAGCCTCCCAGGCCAGGAAGCAGTGGCCAGTGCCAGTGTCCCAGACACAGACCTGGCCAGAGCTGGAGCCGCAATAGAGCAGAGGGCTGGCCCCATAGCAGAGCGAGGTCAACTCGGACGCCCCCAGTTCCTCAGGGACTGGCTCTCGGTGTGCCTGACAGAACACAAGTGTGGCTGTGGGTTAGTGAGGACCTCAGGCAACCGTTTTCCATTCTCTCAAGTTGCCATGGAACACctcaggattggagagatggctcagaggttaagagcactggctgcttttccagaggacccaggatcatttcccagcatccacatggcagctcacaactgtgtaacTGTTGAAGGGGATTCAGCACCCTCATACAGAGGCACATGCAGGTGAGACACCAATGCTAAAATAACACCTCAGTCAGCTGCCTGGTACCTGGAAGCAGGTGTCTGGCCCATGATGCTGCAGGCGCCAGAAGGTGATGGCATTTGTGCCCACACAGGTGAGCTCACTGGCATCCCATGGGTTAAAGGCCACACCATGCACAGGCTCCAGGAGGCGAGTCGATGACAGGAGTTCATAGGTGGCCATGCTCCACAGGGCAAGGTTCCTGTCAGCATAGTCCCCTAGGGACATATAACAGGGATGTCAGGCATCGTCCAGCCACCAGGGCTCCTAGAAATCTGCCCTCTCTCTGCTTACCCAAGCCTACCTACCCAACGTTACAAGAAACTCATCATCTGGTGAGAAAGCCAGAGCTTGCACAGCTGTGTCATGGTGGGAAAGGAGGTGCCGACAGAGGCCCTTGGGAACATCCCAAATTCGGATCTGGCAACGGGCAGCTGTGTTGCcgcagcaggaggcagaggccaagatCTGCAGGCCAGAAGGTGAGCGTGGTCAGTAGAGACAGCCCCCATGCCTGCCCTTGCTAAATGGAGGGTACGAGGGGATGTGTCCTGCATGCTGAACTAGAGCCACAGCCACACTCTACTGGACACCGTGCCCCTGGACGTGGATAAGGGATGCACCTGGCCATCCTGGTTGAGTGCCAGAGTAGAGATCTCCTGAGAATGGCCAAGCCAATGCCGCTGGGTGCCAGAATGCAGGTCCTCCACTACCACCAGGCGACCACATGTGTAGGCAAAGAAGCCTgtagacaaagaaaatgacaatatCCTAGCACCGCCACCACCGGCAGTCAGACCTCATGGGGCTTTGGTATAACAAGGGCATGTGCCAGTGCCCTACACTCTAGAAGCTTCAACTGACATCCGGTGTTTGTTTGCTGTGGAGGACCCACCCGAGAGGATGAGACTGGACACTGCAGTCCTACCTGTGTCGGGCCTCCAGACCATGTTGGCCCGCCCATTCCCATTGTAGCCCACAACGGCCTTCAGTCGCAGCCGCTCCCTGccaatgggagggaaggagacactCTGCAAGGAAGCAGACCCAGAAAGCTGGCCACCAGCGTAGCTGTCCCCAGACTACACAGGTTGTAGCTGTCCCCAGACTACACAGGTCAGCGCTAGGAGATATGCAGAGTGGTCAGGTAAGGGACCTGGGGTTATAAATAGAGAGGTGGGATCCATGGGAGCCAGGAACTAGGAGGCTACTGAGGGGCAGAGAAGGGCAGCAGTGCCAGTGAGAGACAGGTAGGACCAGCAGAACCAGAAAGCTGAGCATCTACACTATGGGATGGAGGATGTGTGTGGGCAGGATGGAGTGAAGTTCTCCAGGGAAAGACTGAGAGGGCCCACGTTGAGAGAAGACCATGTTGAGAAACCCCTAGCATGGTGTGCTGCCAACCTTAACCCGTGGAGAGGCCTTATATCGAGCTGTGAAGTGCTTGTAGGAATCTGGGCGGGTTGGGGGCCCAGCCTTCCCGCTCCGAAGGCTCCATTCACCTGAAAGAAGAGACCATGGGACACTCAACTGCCTACTACCACCAAAGATTCCTCCCCAGACACAAAGCCCCCCAACCCTGCTAGGCCGAGAGCTGTGTCCCACCCACCGCAGGTATATCAGGATCCCCAGGAAAGATTACTACAAGCCCCCAAAGTGGTCTGACAGAGGTCTTGGTCTCTGCCCGCAGCCAGGCTTACTCATCTGGCTGTGGGGTTTGGGATGCCCAGCTCGTGTCCGGGAGCTCCCTGCAGCCTCCCGGGGGGCATCCCCAGCTCCACTGGCCTCTCTGTCCACGAGCACATGTGGGGTTGGGGCCTGGCCTTGGAGGAGCGCCTCAGAAACATGGTTCTCCTCACAGAGTCCTTCCTCATCAGACGTGGAGAAGGTGCCTAGGGTTAAGACcagcaagagaaaaagcaaagccGGAgttggtagcacacacctttaaccccagcatttggaagtGGAGACAAATAGATCTccgggagtttgaggccagcctggtctatgtggtgagtttcaggacagctagagctgtcTCGAAAGTGagacaaatgtatacacatagaGCAGATACTCCTGCTGCTCCCTGGAACCCACTGACCGGACCGTCACAGTGTGCGATTATCCAACACAGGCAAACCCCAGCTGCCAGGTACGTGCTGTGGGCAGCAACGGGCTGTGGCTCCCACATAGGACACAGGAGGGCACAGATATAGTGAGAGCCGgtcttgaaagaaagaaggaaggaagggaacagcCACCTGCCTGATAGCACACTGTGTGACCATGTCCCCCCAGACCTGCTAAGGACCCCACCCTTACCAGTACTGCCTTCAAGGAGCCTGTCATGGGTACTCAGTGGGGGCGGTAATGCCTGAGACGGTATGGGCACTTGCTGCCGAGGGAGTCCACTAGCCCCAGATGCCAGGTCATCAAGCTGCCCCGAACTAGAGCCTAGAGATAGAAAGACCATGTCGGGGCTGGGAGTGCCAGATGTCTCTCAGGGAGGAGGCCTCCTCAGGCAGGCACAGGAGAGAAGATGGTGCCATTTGCCCAACATGACCACCAACCCAGTGTCAGCTCCACACCAACTAACATGGTCATGCCCTCCTCTTCCAGCTAAGCCTGAATCACTCACCGGCCTCATGCACAGGGGGTGCTTCAGGATCACTTCCGTCTCTGAGAACAAGAGAGGGGTCAGGGGCCAGCCAGCAAAGGCCCATGCAGACATGGTGAAAGGTAGACACTTGCCTCTCAGGGGTAGCCAGGATGTCCCAGAGGAAGATGGCATCCCCCACACTGATGACCTGCAGCTGATCAGGTGTGAAGGCTACAACGTGCACAGGCTCTGAGTGGCCAATGTATACCTAGGGGCAGTAAGCACCACATATAGGGACCCAGAGCATGCCCAGGATTCTGTGCTCCCAGTCTCTAGGTATCCCCATGTAGCTTTTGGCTTCAGTAAGCAGAGGGTTCTACACATCACCTTCCATCCTTCCAATCCCTGCCTTCCCTCACTTGCTCCTCCAGGGTCTCCTCAGCTACCCATGGGGAGCCACAGCCCATTGCTGCCCACAGCACGTACCTGGCAGCTGGGGTTTGCCTGTGTTGGATAATCCCACACTGTAATGGTCCGGTCAGTGGCTGCCAGCAGCAAACAAGCATCCTCGCTGAGAGCCAGGGAGCAGCAGGCTCTGGAGCGGACACTAGATAACTAGAATAAAGCATTCTCAAGATGCCCCTTTGTGGTGGAACAACTGGCACTGGGGCAAGGCTGCAGGAACAGGGAAGGGTCGGCAGCCCACTGCCTACAGTATCCTGACTCACCTCCCGGAGAGTGTGTCCTGATACAGAGTCCAGTACCACAACCTTGTTAGAGGATGTGGACACCAGCAGATGGCCCGAGTTCCCGGGACCGAAGCAAACAGCCACAGCCGAGTCCAGGTGGTTGCTGGCCAGGTTGAGGGTGCTGACATCTATACGGAGTAGCTAGGGGGCAAGTGACCACTAGCCTCCAATCCAGGGTTAGTGGGTACCACCCAGGGCTAGGGAAGTGGCTTCAGGAGCCCCCACCTGGGTGCCCAGACATAAGCCCCACTTAGGAAGCTGAGCTTCAGGAAAGTGTGGTGAGGCCCGGACCTTCAGTATCGGGGATGGGCCCTGGGCTGTCCCTGAGCAACTGTAGCTTCTTGCCTATTCCTGTACACTTTATACCTAGACAGGCAGAGCCCTGGCCTAGGGGGCCCCATACTCACCTCATCCAAGGAGGCCGACTCCACAATTGTCACCATGCACTTGGAGGGGCCCACAAAGGCCAGCCGGCAGCTGTCTCCACTGACTGCCAGAATATTGGGATTGGGGCGACCATCCTGACAGACCATGTTGGCTGTAGCAGCACAGGGCAGGGGGTCAGTGGATGTGGTGGGAGACTCTTAACCCCATCTCCCCTGCAGCATATACTGGCCCTCTATAGTTTGCACAGAGCTTATACTTCAGGTCTCTCAAGCTGTCTCACTTGGCAGGCAAAGTCAAGGAGGAGCACCAGAGGCACAGATGCTATCTAAATAGATCTCTCACAATTGCTTTGCCAGTGCCCAGGCTGCACACCTTCTGAAGCAGAAGAGGCACAGACCCTTACTGATGGTTGGCTTATAAGGAGGGCTTATAGACCCCTCCTTGGAGTGAGGCACATGGCACAACACAGATCCTAAGCATGGAGGTAATGGCCATGCcctgattagatttttttttttttttggtaaatgtgACACAAGTgagagtcatctggaaagaaaatACCTCTACCAGATTGGCCATGTGAACAAAtttgtgggagcattttcttgattaatgaatgACTGATGTAGGAAGCCTTGCCCATTTGGCAGTGCCACTTCttctgggcagatggtcctgggctgtgtaagggaagcaggcagagccaggcatgggGATCAAGTCAGTAAGCGgtacccctccatgacctctgcttcagttcctaccttcaagttcctgccctgacatccctGGACAGACTggaaactgtaagatgaaataaactctcttccccagcttgctttatCACCATCTTTATCACAGCATAGAGAGCTAACCAAGACAGAGCCCCCCAGTGCTCGGAAGGAAGCAGCATGAGTGGCTAGGAGCCTGACCTGCCACACGTAGGACGCAGCATCGGGGGACAGTACAGCTGTACTGGACCAGGGAGCCCTGAGAGCAGGAGCTGAACAGGAATCTGCCGTCAAGGGTGATGACCAGGCTGGTGATGGCCCCTCGGTGACGCCTGTACCACACATGGGATACTCGCTGACCTTGGCCCTGGGAGCCAAGATGTGGTTTATGGTGGCACTGGCTTTCCTGCAAAGGGTCCTCCTCACATGGGATCCCACAGAGCTCCTGAGCTTCTGTATTCACTGGTGGTGTCTGTGTAACCCTGCCCCTCCGCCCCCACCACCCCTGGAAACACTCACATGTGTTCTACCAGGACTCCAGAGTTCTCCAAGCTGAAGGAACGCACAGCCCCACTGCTGAAGCCACAGAACAAGTTTGGCATTTTAGGGTGGAAAGCAACAGCACAAGGGGTGTCCTCGGAGGATGAGAAGTCATACAGCTGGAGGAAAGAGGCCGCCATGAAGGGTGGGTAGGGGCCAAGAAAACTCAAGGGGCTGGgcgtgctggcacacacctttaatcccagcacttgggaggcagaggcaggcagatttctgagttcgaggccagcctggtctacagagtgagttccaggacagccagggctataagaaaaaccctgtctcgaaaaaaaaaaaaaaaaaaaaaaaaaaaactcaagggacaatTGTGCCCCATGTGATTTTAACACTAAGTTCCAGAGACTGGGCTGGAAGGACCCAACTCTCTGTGGATCCCCTGCCCTCAGCCTTCAGGTATGGCATCTGGATCTATCCCCTGCCTGCCTTTTGCCACTCCCTACCTGCTGTAGGGTAGCCAGATCCCAGATGCGGACAGTGTGGTCAAGGGACACAGTGGCCATCTGTCCCCGGTTCTGTTCTGTAGAAAGCGCCAACACTGGGGCCATGTGGGAGCGTGCCAACACAGTATACTCCCGGGAGGGGATATCCAGGAAGCCCAGGTGGCCTGAAGTGGTGGTGGACAGCACACGTAGGCCATCGGGACTGAAGGAGACCGAACTGACAGGGCCATCGTGTTCTGTGGGAAGGGTAGGTCGACAGCCGCTGGGGCTCCAGGAAAGCTCACACCACACTATGTGGGTACTGAAGTACCCAAGACACAGACCCCTTGCTCCTCTGCTGCCAAGGTCTCCAAAGTTCTGAGAGTATCGTGCCCACCGGCCACTG contains:
- the Wdr90 gene encoding WD repeat-containing protein 90 isoform X1; protein product: MAGGSGAREARCRQVSRPGSPGSEVPAASATGPRAEARPAGGGGGSRRAAPDRCSGGVPSAAWQHPFLNVFRHFRVDEWKRSSKEGDVAVVTDKVLKSAVYRIRGSVSASNYIQLPRASSQSLGLTGRYLYVLFRPVPTKHFVIHLNVSTEDGQVIRMSFSNLFKEFKSSTTWLQFPFVFETKTPRKDLAGVGPSHALWTCLQLDLRDILMFYLSRHYSHLKSVRLCASLLVRNLYTSDLCFDPAVTVTEARRAKLSVNPMPREMAFPVPKGESWHDNYIHIRFPSDCSKAPDKQVAKSCSPPEAVFLGHMSRHLPHPVVLGKPLLSSRSPVAQACSSTLPCQVLSASSRLPEVSRTYKDGEVSSVSASSIQSRHPSGLDEVPDAHMVSGERHVLADSSSGVPMALEDIGSCKLFLPDPVLRLKGVIGFGGHSTRWALWTKDGVAVVYPCHAVIIVLQIDTGQQRFFLGHTDKVSALALNGSDTLLASAQVQPPSMVRLWDFQTGGCLSLFRSPLHTICSLSFSGSGALLFGVGKDRHGRTVVVAWGTDQVGLGGEVVVLAKVHTDFDVQAFQIAFFDETRMASCGRGSVRLWRLRGGVLRSCAVDLGEYCSLELTDLAFAQALDGHCAPSAGTLFVCSHSGHILEIDHQRMSVQHVRRLLPARSPGTPLAEKQNLSVGSGIALSSLGVSTATCAVGSEDGYLRLWPLDFSSVLLEAEHDGPVSSVSFSPDGLRVLSTTTSGHLGFLDIPSREYTVLARSHMAPVLALSTEQNRGQMATVSLDHTVRIWDLATLQQLYDFSSSEDTPCAVAFHPKMPNLFCGFSSGAVRSFSLENSGVLVEHMRHRGAITSLVITLDGRFLFSSCSQGSLVQYSCTVPRCCVLRVAANMVCQDGRPNPNILAVSGDSCRLAFVGPSKCMVTIVESASLDELLRIDVSTLNLASNHLDSAVAVCFGPGNSGHLLVSTSSNKVVVLDSVSGHTLRELSSVRSRACCSLALSEDACLLLAATDRTITVWDYPTQANPSCQVYIGHSEPVHVVAFTPDQLQVISVGDAIFLWDILATPERQVSTFHHVCMGLCWLAPDPSLVLRDGSDPEAPPVHEAGSSSGQLDDLASGASGLPRQQVPIPSQALPPPLSTHDRLLEGSTGTFSTSDEEGLCEENHVSEALLQGQAPTPHVLVDREASGAGDAPREAAGSSRTRAGHPKPHSQMSEWSLRSGKAGPPTRPDSYKHFTARYKASPRVKSVSFPPIGRERLRLKAVVGYNGNGRANMVWRPDTGFFAYTCGRLVVVEDLHSGTQRHWLGHSQEISTLALNQDGQILASASCCGNTAARCQIRIWDVPKGLCRHLLSHHDTAVQALAFSPDDEFLVTLGDYADRNLALWSMATYELLSSTRLLEPVHGVAFNPWDASELTCVGTNAITFWRLQHHGPDTCFQAHREPVPEELGASELTSLCYGASPLLYCGSSSGQVCVWDTGTGHCFLAWEADDGEIGVLLCSGSRLISGSNTKRLRLWAVGVVPELRRKGSSARSSSVLMERELTLDGAVVSASFDSGMDMGVVGTTAGTIWYISWTEGTSTRLISGHRTKVNEVVFSPSESHCATCGEDGSVRVWSLASMELVIQFQVLNQSCLCLAWTPPSCELPEQQQVVAGYSDGTLRVFSISRTAMELKMHPHRTALTAIAFSTDGQTILSGDKDGLVAISHPCTGMTFRVLSDHRGAPISALQSTSKEYGDLGVEGVELWLAASGDQRVSIWVSDWLRDRCELLEWLSFPAPAISEAPGLLPPSLAAFCPWDRAILVCVGLGAHEEVVFYSLRQKQVIQRTPLPFFAMSLSLSPGAPLMVVGFAECMLRLLDCASGTAQDLEGHDDSVHLSRFTPSGRLLFTAAHNEILVWEVTGP